A genome region from Leifsonia sp. Root112D2 includes the following:
- a CDS encoding carbohydrate ABC transporter permease: MTVLTQVREPKHGSRTGSGRGSRSRRLRLSPALLFLAPSFLILGVFVLWPILVSFWYSLHDWTIGATEQPWVGLGNYIALTQDSKFWGALLQTTTITVVSVVGIVAIGLALALALAGEGLGTRMIRSAFFFPTVVSLTSIGLVWRFLLDPELGLIGGITSALGLGKIGFLQSPELALSTIIFVNIWKNAGFVMIILIAGLKGVPSERYEAARLDGAGSMQLLRYITLPALRPTMLFGTLIMTIQSFQLFDLVYVMTGGGPLFSTETLVTLLFREGFVNFHTGYAAAISWALFLVIVIISALQLRIFRYNDVD; encoded by the coding sequence ATGACTGTTCTGACACAGGTCCGGGAGCCGAAGCACGGCTCCCGGACCGGGTCGGGCCGCGGCTCCCGGTCACGCCGGTTGCGCCTCTCTCCGGCCCTCCTCTTTCTTGCCCCCAGCTTTCTCATCCTGGGCGTATTCGTACTCTGGCCGATCCTGGTCTCGTTCTGGTACAGCCTGCACGACTGGACCATCGGCGCCACCGAGCAACCGTGGGTCGGGCTCGGCAATTACATTGCTCTCACGCAGGACTCGAAATTCTGGGGCGCGCTGCTTCAGACCACGACTATCACCGTCGTTTCTGTCGTCGGAATCGTGGCCATCGGGCTCGCGCTCGCCCTGGCCCTCGCCGGCGAGGGGCTCGGCACCCGCATGATCCGGTCGGCGTTCTTCTTTCCGACGGTCGTCTCCCTGACCTCGATCGGCCTGGTCTGGCGCTTTCTGCTCGACCCCGAACTCGGGCTGATCGGCGGCATCACCTCTGCACTCGGCCTGGGCAAGATCGGCTTTCTGCAATCCCCCGAACTGGCGCTTTCCACGATCATCTTCGTGAACATCTGGAAGAACGCCGGATTCGTGATGATCATCCTCATCGCCGGCCTCAAGGGCGTGCCGTCCGAGCGCTACGAAGCGGCTCGCCTGGATGGGGCGGGCTCGATGCAACTGCTGCGCTACATCACCCTCCCGGCATTGCGCCCGACGATGCTCTTCGGAACGCTCATCATGACGATCCAGTCGTTCCAGCTCTTCGACCTGGTCTATGTGATGACCGGGGGCGGCCCGCTGTTCTCCACAGAGACGCTCGTCACCCTGCTGTTCCGGGAGGGGTTCGTGAACTTCCACACCGGTTATGCGGCCGCCATCTCCTGGGCCCTGTTCCTGGTGATAGTGATCATCTCCGCCCTTCAACTCAGAATCTTCAGGTACAACGATGTCGACTGA
- a CDS encoding ABC transporter substrate-binding protein, producing the protein MHYKKQLAAVAVAAALGLIVTGCSGGSGSTSDGPVELSVWTGFTGGDAPGYEQIVKDFNASQTKVKVTMSAEPWDTIQQKLPSAWMTGQGPDIAAPASDPNVIAQYVKTNSVLPLTLTGEGASKINVKDFAPALVNEFTYDKKLYAVPANYATLSLYYNKALFTAAGVTPPTTVAELKDAAKKLTKNGTYGLVLADNNTIQMWPVLQWLEGGDIVNQKNCSVLDSTAGRDSLKPWVDLVVKDKISPVGLTGAEADALFSAGKAAMEINGPWAAPGFKSAGIDLGIVPVPVSTSGKPVTLGSTAPLAISAKSKHPQEAQEFLAYWTGATAQKKFSLSTGFPSLRTDLADDADLKANPVVSVFASQVPDSRLYLPQVPNATQIDTDAYVPLIGSLTRGTSIDEGTSTASKKLNELSGCTTK; encoded by the coding sequence ATGCACTACAAGAAACAGCTTGCCGCGGTGGCCGTCGCTGCGGCGCTCGGCCTGATCGTCACCGGATGCTCCGGCGGCAGCGGTTCGACATCCGATGGACCCGTCGAACTCTCCGTCTGGACCGGTTTCACAGGTGGCGATGCACCGGGCTACGAACAGATCGTCAAGGACTTCAACGCGTCCCAGACGAAGGTCAAGGTCACCATGTCGGCGGAGCCCTGGGACACCATCCAGCAGAAGCTGCCCTCGGCGTGGATGACCGGACAAGGCCCCGACATTGCCGCTCCCGCGTCCGATCCGAACGTCATAGCGCAATACGTGAAGACCAACTCGGTACTTCCGCTCACCCTGACGGGCGAGGGCGCCTCGAAGATCAACGTCAAGGACTTCGCGCCCGCGCTCGTCAACGAGTTCACCTATGACAAGAAGCTCTACGCCGTGCCGGCCAACTACGCCACGTTGAGCCTGTACTACAACAAGGCGCTCTTCACCGCCGCAGGGGTGACTCCCCCGACCACGGTGGCAGAGCTGAAGGATGCCGCGAAGAAGCTGACGAAGAACGGAACCTACGGTCTCGTGCTCGCCGACAACAACACCATTCAGATGTGGCCGGTGCTGCAGTGGCTGGAGGGCGGCGACATCGTCAACCAGAAGAACTGCAGCGTGCTCGACAGCACCGCGGGCAGGGACAGCCTGAAGCCGTGGGTCGATCTCGTCGTCAAAGACAAGATCTCCCCGGTGGGACTGACCGGCGCGGAGGCTGACGCGCTGTTCTCCGCCGGAAAGGCCGCGATGGAGATCAATGGCCCGTGGGCCGCGCCCGGCTTCAAATCCGCCGGCATCGACCTGGGCATCGTCCCGGTGCCCGTGTCTACCTCGGGCAAGCCGGTCACCCTCGGATCCACCGCGCCGTTGGCCATCTCCGCGAAGTCCAAGCACCCCCAGGAGGCGCAGGAGTTCCTGGCCTACTGGACCGGCGCGACGGCGCAGAAGAAGTTCTCGCTCTCGACGGGCTTCCCGTCCCTGCGCACCGACCTGGCAGACGACGCCGACCTCAAGGCCAACCCCGTGGTGTCGGTCTTCGCCTCACAGGTGCCCGACTCCCGGTTGTACCTGCCGCAGGTGCCGAACGCCACCCAGATCGACACGGACGCCTACGTTCCGCTGATTGGAAGCCTGACCCGGGGAACCTCCATCGACGAGGGCACCTCCACCGCATCCAAGAAGCTCAACGAACTCTCGGGCTGCACAACGAAATGA
- a CDS encoding MFS transporter: protein MSARANQARLIVAQLLGGVGIASGVAVGGLLAERVAGNTQSAGFAQTAAVIGAGVLAIPLARLAARRGRRASLTLGFGLGAVGAVVVLAAVIGQQFWLLLAGMMLFGSGTATNLQSRYAATELVEPRHQARAMSIVLWATTVGSVAGPNLSEPGNNLGSAIGLEPFAGPYLFSVVAFLLAALVVATLRMGLPPGSRPRRARGASVTAGVDATAVVADAGAVSGADAGAEHPKPVTVLAALRIAARDRHALFALVAIVAGQMMMVSVMVMTPVSMSHDGMSLELVGLVISVHILGMYAASPLFGALSDRIGPKAVVLLGALLFVTAFTLGAMDATAPHSDMGRIMVSLGLLGLGWSASIIGGSTLLTQSVSPSARVPLQGAVDAMMNLGAAALAAVAGPVLAWGGFLAVNVMAACILAPLIVLGVRSLAAGVRPGGQRDAVSASTSGDGVEGD, encoded by the coding sequence ATGAGCGCTCGAGCCAATCAGGCGCGGCTCATCGTTGCCCAGTTGCTGGGCGGCGTGGGAATCGCATCCGGTGTCGCCGTCGGCGGGCTGCTCGCCGAGCGCGTCGCGGGCAACACGCAGAGCGCCGGCTTCGCGCAGACCGCGGCGGTGATCGGGGCGGGAGTGCTCGCGATTCCGCTGGCGCGTCTTGCCGCCAGGCGGGGGCGACGCGCCTCGCTGACGCTCGGGTTCGGACTCGGTGCCGTTGGAGCCGTCGTAGTTCTCGCGGCGGTCATCGGCCAGCAGTTCTGGCTGCTGCTCGCCGGCATGATGCTGTTCGGATCCGGCACCGCCACCAACCTGCAGTCGCGCTATGCCGCGACCGAGCTGGTCGAGCCGAGGCATCAGGCGCGGGCCATGTCGATCGTGCTCTGGGCCACGACGGTCGGCTCCGTCGCCGGACCGAATCTCTCCGAGCCCGGCAACAACCTCGGCTCCGCGATCGGGCTCGAGCCCTTCGCCGGGCCCTACCTGTTCTCCGTGGTCGCCTTCCTCCTGGCCGCGCTCGTCGTTGCGACGCTGCGCATGGGGTTGCCGCCGGGCAGCAGACCGCGTCGCGCTCGCGGCGCTTCCGTCACTGCTGGGGTGGATGCGACGGCTGTTGTCGCGGATGCCGGCGCGGTTTCTGGCGCGGATGCCGGCGCGGAGCATCCGAAACCGGTGACGGTGCTCGCGGCGCTGCGTATCGCTGCGCGCGATCGCCACGCGCTCTTCGCTCTTGTGGCGATTGTCGCAGGGCAAATGATGATGGTCTCTGTGATGGTGATGACGCCGGTGAGCATGAGCCATGACGGCATGTCGCTCGAGCTCGTCGGGCTGGTCATCAGCGTGCACATTCTCGGCATGTACGCCGCCAGCCCGCTCTTCGGCGCGCTCTCCGACAGGATCGGCCCGAAAGCCGTCGTGCTGCTTGGCGCGCTGCTGTTCGTGACGGCCTTCACGCTCGGGGCGATGGATGCGACGGCGCCGCACTCCGACATGGGCCGCATCATGGTGTCTCTCGGCCTGCTCGGGCTCGGCTGGTCGGCGTCGATCATCGGCGGATCGACGCTGCTCACGCAATCCGTCTCGCCGTCAGCGCGCGTGCCGCTGCAGGGGGCGGTGGACGCCATGATGAACCTCGGCGCCGCCGCGCTCGCGGCCGTCGCTGGCCCGGTTCTGGCCTGGGGCGGCTTTCTGGCCGTCAACGTCATGGCGGCGTGCATTCTGGCGCCGCTGATCGTGCTCGGCGTGCGCTCGCTTGCCGCAGGCGTGCGCCCCGGTGGTCAGCGGGACGCGGTTTCGGCCTCGACTTCCGGGGATGGTGTCGAGGGCGACTGA
- the hutI gene encoding imidazolonepropionase encodes MTTLLTNIGQLVTNEPGAGRTHGPLGIVADAAVLVESGRVAWVGAAPAAPSEASVNAVIDLGGHAVIPGFVDSHSHIVFGGDRADEFEARMAGDTYSAGGIRATVAATRESKTTDLIDRARDFVAEMLAQGTTTVEVKSGYGLTVNDERRILEAATAVTEETTFLGAHVVPPEFDDDAEGYVDLVVGEMLDACAPHARWIDVFCETGAFTPAQSRRILEAGAARGLGLRVHASQLGTGPGVRLAVELGAASVDHCTYLTDDDIAALAASGAGGQPGTVATLLPGVEFSTRHPYPDARRLIDAGVTVALASDCNPGSSFTSSMPFCIALAVRELRMTPAEALWAATAGGAAALRRTDIGRIAVGGRADLVELAAPSYVHLAYRPGVPLVRRVWKNGVQSPSTPSPEVEAETASR; translated from the coding sequence ATGACCACGCTGCTCACGAACATAGGCCAGCTCGTGACAAACGAGCCCGGCGCGGGGCGCACGCACGGACCGCTGGGCATCGTGGCGGATGCCGCGGTGCTGGTCGAGAGCGGACGGGTCGCGTGGGTGGGCGCGGCGCCTGCCGCGCCGAGCGAGGCATCCGTCAATGCGGTGATCGATCTGGGCGGTCACGCCGTCATTCCGGGCTTCGTCGACAGCCACAGCCACATCGTCTTCGGCGGCGACCGCGCCGACGAGTTCGAGGCCCGCATGGCGGGTGACACATATTCCGCTGGAGGAATACGCGCCACCGTCGCCGCAACGCGCGAGTCGAAAACGACGGACTTAATCGACCGTGCGCGCGATTTTGTCGCGGAAATGCTCGCACAGGGCACAACCACCGTCGAAGTGAAGAGCGGTTACGGGCTGACGGTGAACGACGAGCGGCGCATTCTCGAGGCGGCCACGGCCGTCACCGAGGAGACGACATTCCTCGGGGCGCATGTCGTGCCGCCCGAGTTCGACGACGACGCCGAGGGATACGTCGACCTCGTGGTCGGCGAGATGCTCGATGCCTGTGCGCCGCACGCGCGGTGGATCGATGTGTTCTGCGAGACCGGCGCCTTCACGCCCGCGCAGTCGCGGCGCATCCTCGAGGCCGGGGCCGCCCGCGGGCTCGGCCTGCGCGTGCACGCCAGCCAGCTGGGCACCGGCCCGGGTGTGCGCCTCGCCGTCGAGCTGGGCGCCGCCAGCGTCGACCATTGCACCTATCTCACCGACGACGACATTGCCGCATTGGCCGCGAGCGGGGCAGGCGGCCAGCCCGGCACCGTCGCCACCCTGCTTCCCGGCGTCGAATTCTCCACGCGGCATCCATACCCGGATGCCCGCCGCCTGATCGACGCGGGCGTCACCGTCGCCCTCGCGAGCGACTGCAACCCGGGCTCGTCGTTCACCTCGTCGATGCCGTTCTGCATCGCGCTCGCGGTGCGGGAGCTGCGCATGACCCCGGCCGAGGCGCTGTGGGCCGCCACCGCGGGCGGCGCCGCGGCGTTGCGGCGCACCGACATTGGGCGCATCGCAGTCGGCGGTCGAGCAGACCTGGTTGAGCTCGCCGCGCCATCGTACGTGCACCTCGCCTACCGCCCGGGGGTGCCGCTCGTGAGACGGGTGTGGAAGAACGGGGTTCAGTCGCCCTCGACACCATCCCCGGAAGTCGAGGCCGAAACCGCGTCCCGCTGA
- the hutU gene encoding urocanate hydratase, with protein MTEPRTVRAAHGTTLTAKSWQTEAPLRMLMNNLDPEVAERPDDLVVYGGTGKAARSWEAYDAIVRTLTTLEDDETLLVQSGKPVGVFRTHEWAPRVLIANSNLVGDWATWPEFRRLEALGLTMYGQMTAGSWIYIGTQGILQGTYETFAAIADKRFKGTLAGTLTLTGGCGGMGGAQPLAVTMNEGVVLIVDVDRARLQRRVDHGYLDELTDDIDDALTRVIVAKEAKHPLSVGLVGNAATIFPELLRRGVGVDIVTDQTSAHDPLSYLPEGVSVQEWHALAEADPEDFTRRAQASMAKQVRAMVEFQDAGAEVFDYGNSIRAEARNGGYERAFEFPGFVPAYIRPLFAEGKGPFRWAALSGEPADIAATDRAILELFPHDEHLRRWITQAQEKVHFEGLPARICWLGYKERHLAGLKFNEMVASGEISAPIVIGRDHLDSGSVASPYRETEGMADGSDAIADWPLLNALLNTASGATWVSIHHGGGVGIGRSIHAGQVTVADGTALAAQKIERVLTNDPGTGVMRHVDAGYERAAEVARERGLRVPMWEG; from the coding sequence ATGACCGAACCACGCACCGTGCGCGCCGCGCACGGAACGACGCTGACCGCGAAGAGCTGGCAGACCGAGGCTCCGCTGCGCATGCTCATGAACAACCTCGACCCCGAGGTGGCCGAGCGCCCCGACGACCTCGTCGTCTACGGCGGCACCGGCAAGGCCGCGCGCAGCTGGGAGGCGTACGACGCGATTGTGCGCACCCTCACCACGCTCGAGGATGACGAGACGTTGCTCGTGCAATCGGGCAAACCGGTCGGCGTGTTCCGCACGCACGAGTGGGCGCCGCGCGTGCTCATCGCCAACTCGAATCTCGTGGGCGATTGGGCGACGTGGCCCGAGTTCCGCCGGCTCGAGGCCCTCGGGCTCACCATGTATGGCCAGATGACCGCCGGTTCGTGGATCTACATCGGCACCCAGGGCATCCTGCAGGGCACCTATGAAACCTTCGCCGCAATCGCCGACAAACGGTTCAAGGGGACGCTGGCCGGCACCCTCACCCTCACCGGCGGATGCGGCGGCATGGGCGGGGCGCAGCCCCTCGCCGTCACCATGAACGAGGGCGTCGTGCTCATCGTGGATGTCGACCGCGCGCGGCTGCAGCGTCGCGTCGACCACGGCTACCTGGACGAGCTGACGGATGACATCGATGACGCGCTCACGCGGGTGATCGTCGCGAAGGAGGCGAAGCATCCGCTCTCGGTGGGGCTCGTCGGTAATGCGGCCACGATCTTCCCCGAGTTGTTGCGGCGTGGGGTCGGCGTCGACATCGTCACCGACCAGACCAGTGCACACGACCCGCTCAGCTACCTGCCCGAGGGCGTCAGCGTGCAGGAATGGCACGCCCTGGCCGAGGCCGACCCGGAGGACTTCACGAGGCGCGCGCAGGCATCCATGGCGAAACAGGTGCGGGCGATGGTGGAGTTTCAGGATGCCGGTGCCGAGGTCTTCGACTACGGCAACTCCATTCGGGCGGAGGCTCGCAACGGCGGCTATGAGCGCGCCTTCGAGTTTCCGGGCTTCGTGCCCGCGTACATCCGACCGCTGTTCGCCGAGGGCAAGGGGCCGTTCCGCTGGGCGGCGCTCTCGGGCGAGCCCGCTGACATCGCCGCGACGGACCGCGCGATTCTCGAGTTGTTCCCGCACGACGAACACCTGCGGCGCTGGATCACCCAGGCGCAGGAGAAGGTGCACTTCGAGGGTCTGCCCGCGCGCATCTGCTGGCTCGGCTACAAGGAGCGACACCTGGCCGGGCTGAAGTTCAACGAGATGGTGGCGTCGGGGGAGATCAGCGCCCCGATAGTGATCGGGCGCGATCACCTCGACTCCGGCTCGGTCGCCTCGCCGTATCGCGAGACCGAGGGCATGGCCGACGGGTCCGACGCAATCGCCGACTGGCCGCTGCTGAACGCTCTGCTGAACACGGCATCCGGTGCCACCTGGGTGTCGATCCACCACGGCGGCGGCGTGGGCATCGGCCGCTCGATCCACGCCGGGCAGGTGACGGTGGCCGACGGCACGGCGCTGGCCGCGCAGAAGATCGAGCGCGTGCTCACCAACGATCCGGGCACCGGCGTGATGCGCCACGTGGATGCCGGCTACGAGCGCGCCGCCGAGGTGGCGCGCGAGCGCGGCCTGCGCGTGCCGATGTGGGAAGGCTAG
- a CDS encoding LysR family transcriptional regulator ArgP, which yields MMELPLDQLRAFVAVIDHGTFEAAARALQVTPSAISQRIKALEGAVGRVLLQRSKPVRTTESGETVLRLARQITLLEAETARALGAENAAAAPDATVPTDAPIAIPIVINSDSLATWALPALARVASAHRVVFDVFREDQDHSTARLRDGSVMAAITSVATPVQGCEVRALGRMRYRAMASPEFAIRWFGGADATGSVAATAAELRVAPVVIYDRSDDLQDRYLRRHAGRRANPPRHFVPASAEYASAVQLGLGWGMLPEAQIGSLEASGELVAIGDDPIDVPLYWQQWRLHSRVLAALAEEIGAAADASLR from the coding sequence ATGATGGAGCTTCCCCTGGACCAGTTGCGTGCCTTCGTGGCCGTGATCGATCACGGCACCTTCGAGGCGGCCGCGCGCGCTCTGCAGGTGACGCCCTCCGCGATCAGCCAGCGCATCAAGGCGCTCGAGGGCGCGGTCGGCCGTGTGCTGCTGCAGCGCAGCAAACCCGTGCGCACGACCGAATCCGGCGAGACCGTGCTGCGGCTCGCCCGGCAGATCACACTGCTCGAGGCCGAGACGGCACGCGCGCTCGGCGCCGAGAACGCGGCAGCTGCGCCGGACGCCACGGTGCCAACAGACGCGCCGATCGCCATTCCGATTGTCATCAACTCGGACTCCCTCGCGACGTGGGCGCTGCCCGCGCTCGCTCGCGTCGCATCCGCTCACCGTGTCGTGTTCGACGTGTTTCGGGAGGACCAGGATCACTCGACGGCTCGGCTGCGCGACGGTAGCGTGATGGCCGCCATCACCTCGGTGGCCACGCCGGTGCAGGGCTGCGAGGTGCGCGCGCTCGGGCGCATGCGGTACCGGGCGATGGCAAGCCCGGAGTTCGCGATTCGGTGGTTCGGGGGTGCGGATGCGACGGGTTCGGTCGCCGCAACGGCGGCCGAGCTTCGGGTGGCGCCGGTGGTCATCTACGACCGCAGCGATGATCTGCAGGATCGCTATCTGCGGCGGCATGCGGGGCGCCGGGCCAACCCGCCGCGACACTTCGTTCCGGCCTCGGCGGAGTATGCGAGCGCGGTGCAGCTCGGCCTCGGCTGGGGAATGCTGCCCGAGGCGCAGATCGGTTCTCTGGAGGCATCCGGGGAGCTCGTGGCGATCGGAGACGACCCGATCGACGTGCCGCTCTACTGGCAGCAGTGGCGACTGCACTCGCGCGTGCTCGCGGCGCTCGCCGAGGAGATTGGCGCTGCGGCCGACGCCAGCCTGCGCTGA
- a CDS encoding LysE/ArgO family amino acid transporter, producing the protein MESFAQLIGAAAAGLGVGLSLIVAIGAQNAFVLRQGIRREHVLPIVVICTLSDAVLILAGISGIGFVVAKAPVVLTIIRFGGAAFLIAYAALAARRAFRREALRADANGGVPRPSLRAAALTVLALTWLNPHVYLDTVLLLGSVANTHGESGRWAFGAGAVVASALWFCALGFGARFLGPLFARPLPWRVLDAAIAVTMLALGIRLLVVP; encoded by the coding sequence ATGGAGAGCTTTGCGCAGCTGATCGGTGCGGCGGCCGCCGGGCTCGGGGTCGGCCTGTCGCTCATCGTCGCGATAGGCGCGCAGAACGCTTTCGTGCTGCGCCAGGGCATCCGCCGCGAGCATGTGCTGCCCATCGTCGTGATCTGCACGCTGTCGGATGCCGTGCTCATTCTGGCCGGCATCAGCGGCATCGGCTTCGTTGTCGCGAAGGCGCCGGTCGTGCTCACGATCATCCGCTTCGGCGGGGCGGCGTTCCTGATTGCGTACGCTGCGCTGGCGGCGAGGCGCGCGTTCCGCCGAGAAGCGTTGCGAGCGGATGCCAACGGTGGCGTACCGCGCCCGTCGTTGCGTGCCGCGGCGCTCACCGTGCTCGCCCTAACCTGGCTGAACCCGCACGTCTATCTGGACACCGTTCTGCTGCTCGGTTCCGTCGCGAACACGCATGGCGAGTCGGGCCGCTGGGCGTTCGGCGCCGGCGCCGTCGTGGCCAGCGCGCTCTGGTTCTGCGCCCTCGGATTCGGCGCCAGGTTTCTCGGGCCGCTGTTCGCCCGGCCGCTCCCATGGCGCGTGCTCGACGCCGCCATCGCTGTCACGATGCTCGCGCTCGGCATCCGCCTGCTCGTCGTGCCGTGA
- a CDS encoding SRPBCC family protein — protein sequence MITPPHPELDLAVSRIIKAPRSTVWQAWTDPSRFEQWWVPAPEVCRVREMDLRPGGSFRTEISQDGIVFGPHITGCFLAVDELERIVFTDALIAGWRPSEASFVSAVITMKEHPDGTEYTATAMHRNVADRDRHEQLGFHDGWGTVTRQLAELVESRAQTS from the coding sequence ATGATCACTCCTCCTCACCCCGAGCTCGACCTCGCCGTCTCGCGCATCATCAAAGCCCCGCGCTCGACGGTGTGGCAGGCCTGGACCGATCCTTCACGTTTTGAGCAATGGTGGGTTCCGGCGCCGGAGGTCTGCCGCGTGCGCGAGATGGACCTGCGCCCCGGCGGGTCCTTCCGCACCGAGATAAGCCAGGACGGCATCGTTTTCGGCCCTCACATCACCGGCTGCTTCCTCGCGGTCGACGAACTCGAGCGCATCGTCTTCACCGACGCGCTCATAGCCGGCTGGCGCCCCTCGGAGGCATCATTCGTGAGCGCCGTTATCACCATGAAGGAGCATCCGGACGGCACCGAATACACCGCTACCGCTATGCACCGCAATGTCGCCGATCGAGACCGGCACGAACAACTCGGCTTCCACGATGGCTGGGGCACCGTCACCAGACAGCTCGCCGAACTCGTCGAGTCACGGGCGCAGACAAGCTAA
- a CDS encoding ArsR/SmtB family transcription factor, which produces MAQYSSQLDGVFQALADPTRRAVLGRLGTGPASIGELAAPFEMALPSFMKHIRYLEDTGWIRTRKTGRVRTCTLEKKSFTVIESWLGEQRSIWESRTDRLEHFVTTTHDKEPSA; this is translated from the coding sequence ATGGCTCAGTATTCATCCCAGCTCGACGGTGTCTTTCAAGCCCTCGCCGATCCCACCCGCCGCGCGGTACTGGGCCGGTTGGGCACCGGGCCGGCGAGCATCGGCGAGTTAGCGGCGCCGTTCGAGATGGCGCTGCCGTCGTTCATGAAGCACATCCGCTACCTCGAAGACACCGGCTGGATCAGAACGCGCAAAACCGGCCGCGTGCGAACCTGCACGCTCGAGAAGAAGTCGTTCACCGTGATCGAAAGCTGGCTCGGCGAACAGCGAAGCATCTGGGAAAGTCGCACCGACCGGCTCGAGCACTTCGTCACCACTACTCATGACAAGGAACCGTCCGCATGA
- a CDS encoding DUF6226 family protein has product MTEYRRPTFPVETYRDEQGGVIDYGNRWARDSPPDDAYSRMSNLQRFAPLHDVATALIEWLQSAFDVTVEETPTAATDFLLKPDDVVRAIRVVPRDPTAAPLTFVLTRFPAVYLHAGLLHDFHFPDCGCDACDDDLTGLAEELEWTVRTVVSGGYSERFDPWPGRWIEFRLDEPGAGMRSGRSRTKELPDERVTLARTSLPPAGQWLPWQELPQGNSDAIH; this is encoded by the coding sequence ATGACCGAGTACCGACGCCCCACGTTCCCGGTCGAGACCTACCGCGACGAGCAGGGTGGCGTGATCGACTACGGCAATCGATGGGCAAGAGATTCTCCACCCGATGACGCATACTCCCGGATGAGTAATCTGCAGCGTTTCGCGCCTCTGCACGACGTGGCCACTGCCCTGATCGAGTGGCTGCAGAGTGCCTTCGACGTGACCGTCGAGGAAACGCCGACGGCCGCTACCGATTTCCTCCTCAAGCCAGACGATGTCGTTCGCGCCATACGGGTCGTGCCCCGCGATCCGACCGCGGCCCCGCTGACATTTGTACTCACGCGGTTCCCGGCTGTGTACCTTCACGCCGGTTTGCTCCACGACTTTCACTTCCCCGATTGCGGCTGCGATGCCTGTGACGATGACCTCACGGGGCTGGCTGAAGAACTTGAATGGACGGTGCGTACCGTCGTCTCGGGCGGCTATTCCGAGCGATTCGACCCTTGGCCGGGTCGCTGGATCGAGTTTCGGCTTGATGAGCCGGGTGCCGGGATGCGATCCGGGCGCAGCCGCACCAAGGAACTGCCTGACGAGCGCGTGACGCTCGCGCGAACCTCGCTACCCCCTGCCGGACAGTGGCTACCCTGGCAAGAGCTTCCGCAGGGAAACAGCGACGCGATCCACTAA
- a CDS encoding DUF433 domain-containing protein, with the protein MDELNLIPLYTQSEASTMLGLPQSTFNHWASGYATTSGNRKPAFITVQRPGRGYTVPFIGLAEAWIVRAFTKAGVPVSRIRPALEQLRTQIGIEHALASDRLKTDGAEILWDLRQTNSAFDDNRLVVVRNGQATFGEIVREHLKQVNYRNGFIGQVRIPRANGAEYTIDPEINFGQPTLSEYGVRVDDVLDRIASGETIQDVAADYDIPTSTVENLALAAA; encoded by the coding sequence GTGGACGAACTCAATCTGATTCCTCTGTACACACAGAGTGAGGCTTCTACTATGCTCGGCCTTCCGCAATCGACATTCAATCACTGGGCTAGCGGCTACGCGACGACTTCCGGGAACAGAAAGCCGGCGTTCATCACTGTCCAGCGCCCTGGCCGCGGCTATACAGTGCCATTCATCGGTCTCGCCGAGGCGTGGATCGTGCGAGCCTTCACCAAGGCGGGCGTGCCCGTGTCGCGTATCCGCCCCGCGCTTGAGCAACTACGCACGCAGATCGGTATCGAGCATGCGCTGGCGAGTGATCGGTTGAAGACTGACGGTGCAGAGATACTCTGGGATCTGCGGCAGACAAATTCGGCGTTCGACGACAACCGGCTCGTTGTGGTGCGGAATGGACAGGCGACGTTTGGGGAGATTGTCCGCGAGCACCTCAAGCAGGTGAACTACCGCAACGGGTTCATTGGGCAGGTGCGCATCCCACGTGCAAATGGCGCGGAGTACACGATCGACCCGGAAATCAATTTCGGTCAACCAACACTGAGTGAGTACGGTGTCCGAGTCGACGATGTACTCGATCGCATCGCCTCCGGCGAGACCATCCAAGATGTGGCCGCCGACTACGACATACCCACATCGACCGTCGAGAACCTCGCACTCGCGGCGGCGTAG